CGTTTTAGTCGCATGGTCATTTTTGAGAACCAGAAAGACTTTACCCGGCGCATGTCTAATTTTACTTCACACAGTCACAGTGACGGGCTTGGGGCAATTCTTGGCTGTTCACCAAAAATCAGGAAGCTCAAGGAGCGCGTTCAAAGCATAGCAACCTCCTCTTCCACAGTACTCATCACTGGCGAAAGCGGCACAGGCAAGGAACTTTTCGCCCGCGCCATTCATAAGGAAAGCAATCGCCGGGATCAGCCCTTCATTGCCATTAACTGTGGCGCCATACCCGACACACTCCTTGAAAGTGAGCTTTTTGGCTACACAAGTGGAGCCTTCACAGGTGCCCGTTCCAACGGACGCATGGGCAAGTTTGAACTCGCCAATGGCGGCGTGCTCTTTCTTGACGAAATCAGCTCCATGCCGCTCTATCTTCAGGTCAAGCTGCTTCGCGTTCTTCAGGAACGAACAGTCATCAGGCTCGGCTCAAACAAGCTTATTCACGTCGACATACGGATCATTGCCGCCACGAACGACAAGCTCAAGGACATGATAGCCGCGCACCGTTTTCGCAGTGACCTCTATTATCGACTCAATGTCATTCCCTTTGAAGTGCCCCCGCTTCGCGAGCGTCTCGAAGACGTCGACCTGCTCACCAAGCACTTTTTCCAAAAATATGGAAAACGTTTCGGCAAGCACATGACGCGCATGGACCCAAGCTGTCTGGAACGACTGAAAAGTTATCCCTGGCCTGGGAATATTCGCGAATTCGAGAACGCTATCGAATTCATCGTAAACATGATGCCCTCCTCAGGTGTGGTGACACCCGAGCTGCTTCCTGCCTTTTTGCAAGAAAAACCCGTCAACTTTACCGAAGAAGACGGACTTCGACCGCTTTGGGAAATGGAACGCGAGGCAATTCAAAAAGCGCTTCAGCGATTTGGAGACACCACGCATGGAAAAAAACTCGCCGCAAAGCGGCTTGGCATCGGCCTCGCCACTCTCTACAGAAAAATTCAACAGTATGAGATACATAAGATGTCGCAGGCATGACAGCCCCAGCTTGCCCCAGATTCCTATCCGTGATACCCGGTGCAGGCGTTTCTATTACCATGCCGCGTTTCCCCAAAAAGCGCGGCGACTATACTGCACAAAACGGTGAATACATATGACTGATTTTCATTCAATTTTTACACAAAACAAACTGAACAGCCTCTTCCCCCCAGAACGGACTGCTCAGTTCTTTGATGCCCTCTTCGGCGACAACGAAGAAGGAGCTTACGACATCTCTCTGAAATTTCAGGGCGAGCACAACGGTATTTTTGAGTTTGAATTCGAACTGCATCAGCGCCCCGGTCGTTGCCTCGCCTGCAACCTGACCTATGGCCTGCCTCAGGTCTTCTCCCGCCACCCCATTATCAACGTGGCTCAGCTCGCTCAGGACATCGCAGGGAGTCTCGGCAAAGACGAAAACTCCGTGACCTGGAACCTCGGAAAAACAAAA
The window above is part of the Desulfobaculum bizertense DSM 18034 genome. Proteins encoded here:
- a CDS encoding sigma-54 interaction domain-containing protein, which produces MLRSIAASLNRIAHVIAIVIGLDVEIVDASLMRIAGTGRYSDGVGKSIGEEGQVYGHALKTGKSVYIDTPRLDPICQGCKHLDTCEEELTMAAPILVDGFPAGVIGIVSFTQEDAQRIKQNRNTFREYLKMMAGMVAAAARDQQRFDAMSETVNTLQRVVDAYSDGVFIFAQDGTLSYVNEQAKREMRIEEEIQRSAVELEETGNQVGDSQEFELRYKDFDLLVMGRSVELGSDDPRFSRMVIFENQKDFTRRMSNFTSHSHSDGLGAILGCSPKIRKLKERVQSIATSSSTVLITGESGTGKELFARAIHKESNRRDQPFIAINCGAIPDTLLESELFGYTSGAFTGARSNGRMGKFELANGGVLFLDEISSMPLYLQVKLLRVLQERTVIRLGSNKLIHVDIRIIAATNDKLKDMIAAHRFRSDLYYRLNVIPFEVPPLRERLEDVDLLTKHFFQKYGKRFGKHMTRMDPSCLERLKSYPWPGNIREFENAIEFIVNMMPSSGVVTPELLPAFLQEKPVNFTEEDGLRPLWEMEREAIQKALQRFGDTTHGKKLAAKRLGIGLATLYRKIQQYEIHKMSQA
- a CDS encoding pancreas/duodenum homeobox protein 1 translates to MTDFHSIFTQNKLNSLFPPERTAQFFDALFGDNEEGAYDISLKFQGEHNGIFEFEFELHQRPGRCLACNLTYGLPQVFSRHPIINVAQLAQDIAGSLGKDENSVTWNLGKTKEYSTALHAIPLSVSMS